The following are encoded in a window of Ferribacterium limneticum genomic DNA:
- the miaA gene encoding tRNA (adenosine(37)-N6)-dimethylallyltransferase MiaA, with protein MNSPRLPPAILIMGPTASGKTAVAMALADRFPVELISVDSAQVFRDMDIGTAKPDRATLARYPHRLIDIISPEESYSAARFRADALVAMDEITKASKVPVLVGGTMLYFRALLHGLADLPQADAALRAKIDAEAAAEGWPAMHAKLALLDPTTAARLHTTDSQRLQRALEICRLTGRPMSELLAESEKQKPPYDLLSIGLLPSDRAVLHDRIARRFDEMLLAGLDDEVRLLRQKYDLSLNLPSMRCVGYRQTWEAQDGTIPRQELRDRGIFATRQLAKRQITWLTNSFEAETFDCLNPMLTEQVAEHTARFLAT; from the coding sequence ATGAACTCACCCCGTCTGCCTCCTGCCATCCTGATCATGGGTCCGACCGCGTCGGGCAAGACGGCGGTTGCCATGGCGCTGGCCGACCGATTTCCGGTCGAGTTGATCAGCGTCGATTCGGCCCAGGTTTTCCGCGACATGGATATCGGCACCGCCAAGCCGGACCGCGCCACGCTGGCTCGCTATCCGCACCGTCTGATCGATATCATCTCGCCGGAGGAAAGCTACTCCGCCGCCCGTTTTCGCGCCGATGCCCTTGTAGCAATGGACGAAATCACCAAGGCCAGCAAGGTGCCCGTGCTGGTCGGTGGCACGATGCTTTATTTCCGTGCCCTGCTCCACGGTCTGGCCGATCTGCCGCAGGCCGACGCTGCCCTGCGCGCCAAAATCGACGCCGAAGCCGCGGCTGAAGGGTGGCCGGCGATGCACGCCAAACTGGCGCTTTTGGACCCAACAACGGCCGCCCGCCTGCACACTACCGACAGCCAGCGCCTGCAACGCGCCTTGGAAATCTGCCGGCTGACCGGCCGGCCGATGTCAGAATTGCTGGCCGAGAGCGAAAAACAGAAGCCGCCTTACGATTTGCTCTCCATCGGCCTGCTGCCTTCCGATCGTGCCGTCCTGCACGATCGCATCGCCCGCCGTTTCGACGAAATGCTGCTGGCCGGCCTCGACGACGAAGTGCGCCTGCTCCGCCAAAAATACGATCTGAGCCTCAATCTGCCCTCGATGCGCTGCGTCGGCTACCGGCAGACCTGGGAAGCGCAGGACGGCACAATCCCGCGCCAGGAACTGCGTGATCGCGGCATCTTCGCGACGCGCCAGCTGGCCAAGCGCCAGATCACCTGGCTGACCAACTCGTTCGAAGCCGAGACTTTTGATTGCCTGAACCCGATGCTGACCG